One genomic window of Monodelphis domestica isolate mMonDom1 chromosome 1, mMonDom1.pri, whole genome shotgun sequence includes the following:
- the NIPAL4 gene encoding magnesium transporter NIPA4, which translates to METLGSNSSCANGSLITLYCYSQQVLCQIVSDFEPDSSNNITLSSWQKRATKNYGFFIGVGLAILSSFLIGSSVILKKKGLVRLVDKGATRAVDGGFGYLLDKMWWAGFLTMALGEAANFGAYIFAPATVVTPLGALSVLISAILSSYFLGERLNLLGKLGCMIAIAGSSVMVIHAPEEEKVNSINEMASKLKDTGFIVFAVLLLVSSLILIFIIAPRYGQKNILVYIIICSVMGSYSVCAVKGMGIAIKGFFKGQPVLRHPLTYCLGLILATSIPIQVNFLNRALDIYNTSLVFPIYYVTFTSTVITSSIILFKEWNSMSVVDILGTISGFITIILGVFLLYAFKDLDITWESLPHTHKNPIPPPTPEPTIIKLEDKNVLVDNIELPPPSPEEKPKVFTIHT; encoded by the exons GCTCCCTGATCACCTTGTATTGTTACTCCCAGCAAGTCCTTTGCCAGATTGTCAGTGACTTTGAACCTGACAGCTCAAACAACATCACACTGAGCAGTTGGCAAAAGAGGGCCACCAAGAACTATGGCTTCTTCATTGGAGTGGGCCTGGCTATACTCTCCAGCTTCCTCATTGGCAGCAGCGTCATCCTTAAGAAGAAGGGCCTCGTTCGGCTGGTAGACAAGGGCGCCACTCGAGCTG tGGATGGAGGCTTCGGCTACCTCTTGGATAAAATGTGGTGGGCTGGATTTCTCACCA TGGCTCTAGGTGAAGCTGCCAACTTTGGGGCCTACATATTTGCTCCTGCGACGGTGGTCACTCCACTGGGAGCCCTGAGCGTGCTTATAAG TGCGATATTATCATCTTACTTTCTGGGAGAGCGACTGAACTTGTTAGGCAAGTTGGGCTGCATGATTGCCATAGCAGGCAGTTCGGTGATGGTGATCCATGCCCCTGAAGAAGAGAAAGTCAACTCAATAAATGAAATGGCTTCAAAGCTGAAGGACACAG GCTTCATTGTGTTCGCTGTGCTCCTACTGGTAAGCTCTCTCATCCTCATCTTCATCATTGCCCCTCGCTATGGGCAGAAGAACATCCTTGTTTATATCATCATCTGTTCTGTGATGGGATCCTACTCCGTGTGTGCTGTCAAAGGCATGGGGATTGCCATCAAGGGCTTCTTCAAGGGACAGCCAGTTCTCCGGCACCCTCTTACATATTGCCTTGGACTGATCCTGGCAACTTCAATCCCCATACAGGTCAACTTCCTCAACAGGGCTCTGGATATCTACAACACCTCTTTAGTGTTCCcaatttactatgtgacctttaCGAGTACGGTCATCACCTCCTCTATCATCCTCTTCAAAGAGTGGAACAGCATGTCAGTGGTGGACATCCTGGGCACAATCTCGGGTTTCATTACGATTATCCTAGGGGTATTCTTGCTCTACGCTTTTAAGGACCTCGATATTACCTGGGAAAGCCTTCCCCATACCCACAAAAACCCAATTCCACCTCCCACCCCTGAGCCCACAATCATCAAGCTGGAAGACAAAAATGTCCTTGTGGACAATATAGAATTGCCGCCCCCCTCACCTGAGGAGAAACCCAAAGTCTTCACAATCCACACCTAA